A genomic window from Punica granatum isolate Tunisia-2019 chromosome 2, ASM765513v2, whole genome shotgun sequence includes:
- the LOC116195444 gene encoding TMV resistance protein N-like isoform X1, with protein sequence MQREMLGFLFFCVCLLFGLCSCCGFTVWAWFRSTKKIETAMGQQKEEAAEKEDDSEASVSDYEVFLSFRGPDSRQGLADVLYNDMRTAGIRVFRDDDELDTGDEIRKILPAIENSKICVPIFSSTFAASAWCLREVERMVKFKKKIMPIFYTATPEDVKLGTELFKKELRKHEKKHGKEQVKKWEEALKVVARIKGREVKATGFAEFSMLFVGALLIKLKVKIKYLTDNLVKRNYHEEAVMELLDIDSSDVRIIGIHGMGGIGKTTLAKVIFNQLSPRFDCCSFLENIQESLRRDGLEYLQKHLVEDLDPKLKIFQKIDTITMLRENFRRRRALIVLDDVNQRKQIEMIVGLLGWFGSGSRIIITTRDRSIFTREACTHAMGEMDRDQALLLFSRHAFGEDSPPSDFRSLSEEVLSLTGGLPLAIEVVGSLLCQCDKKRWKVTIERLKKVPNRDVQEKLKISFDALEFHQKQIFLDIACFFINKERSNAILMWEACDFDPDYGIEVLVSMSLVKITEDNEFQMHDLIKDLGRELVREECFGDPAKRSRIWSSKEAKELFKIKQEKENVEGLFAEKLYGDCILKHEQFSGFRNLRLLKLVGAKLTGDFENLLPKLKWFTWQRCPSDFAAINLTLENLVVLDLSESSITENWAGWNMIQKAKNLKALDLTGCWELTSTPDLSNNDALESLILRGCRNLAEIHGSINKLTRLKHLDLQGCPSLRGLPEEIGSLEDLEEILVDGNHGATFHLPESIGNLHSLSVMKLHGVEITRIPDSIGGLVNLTRLSMRKCSGMKTLPNIIGDLKSLVELDMSGTDLSALPDSVGDLESLVALDLDNTELSALPDSVGRLSKLQWLLLSSTKIEELPDSLWDLESLVELDLSDTNLSRLPDSVGRLSKLRWLRLNSTNIEELPDSLGDLKSLVNLQLSNTNLSALPDSVGQLSKLRQLRLNSTRIEELPDSLGDLESLLELELSNSNLSALPDSVGRLSELQWLQLSSTKIEELPDSLGDLESLVELQLSDTNLSALPDSVGRLSKLRSLWLSSTKIEELPDSLGDLKSLETLDLSSSKLRILPDSLGEMSELRQLLLDGRNIRKLPSSIGKLARLE encoded by the exons ATGCAGAGAGAGATGTTgggatttcttttcttctgtGTGTGTCTGTTGTTTGGCTTATGTTCGTGTTGTGGTTTCACTGTCTGGGCGTGGTTCCGCAGCACGAAGAAAATAGAGACTGCAATGGGCCAACAGAAGGAGGAGGCTGCTGAAAAAGAGGATGATTCAGAAGCATCAGTCTCTGACTACGAAGTTTTCCTAAGTTTCAGAGGACCAGATTCTCGGCAGGGCCTCGCCGATGTCCTCTACAACGACATGAGAACTGCCGGGATCCGTGTTTTTAGAGACGACGATGAGCTTGACACCGGTGATGAGATCCGCAAGATTCTACCGGCTATCGAGAACTCCAAGATATGCGTACCAATCTTCTCCAGTACCTTTGCTGCCAGTGCGTGGTGCCTCCGAGAAGTTGAAAGAATGGTCAAGTTCAAGAAAAAGATCATGCCTATTTTCTACACGGCCACACCAGAAGATGTTAAGCTGGGCACGGAATTATTCAAGAAGGAACTGCGGAAGCACGAGAAGAAGCATGGAAAAGAGCAAGTGAAGAAGTGGGAGGAGGCTCTCAAAGTGGTCGCTAGAATCAAAGGGCGGGAAGTTAAGGCCACAGG ATTTGCGGAATTCAGCATGTTATTTGTCGGAGCACTTCTGATCAAGTTGaaggtaaaaataaaatatttgacCGACAACCtagttaaaagaaattatcatGAAGAGGCTGTAATGGAACTGTTGGACATCGACTCAAGTGATGTACGAATCATTGGCATCCATGGAATGGGTGGCATTGGTAAGACGACTCTTGCCAAGGTCATCTTCAACCAACTCTCACCTAGATTCGACTGTTGCAGCTTCCTTGAGAACATCCAAGAATCTTTAAGGCGTGATGGTCTTGAATACTTGCAAAAGCACTTAGTGGAAGATCTCGATCCAAAGTTGAAAATCTTTCAAAAGATCGACACAATCACAATGCTCCGAGAAAATTTTCGTAGGAGGAGGGCTCTCATCGTCCTTGATGATGTTAatcaaagaaaacaaatagAGATGATAGTCGGGCTGTTGGGTTGGTTTGGCTCTGGAAGCAGGATAATCATAACGACTAGGGACAGAAGTATTTTCACCAGAGAAGCTTGTACTCATGCTATGGGGGAGATGGATCGTGACCAAGCTCTCCTACTTTTCAGTAGACATGCCTTTGGAGAAGACTCTCCTCCAAGTGACTTCCGAAGTCTTTCAGAGGAAGTTCTATCTCTTACTGGAGGACTTCCTTTGGCCATTGAAGTCGTAGGTTCCCTGCTTTGTCAATGTGACAAGAAGAGATGGAAAGTGACAATTGAGCGGCTAAAGAAAGTGCCCAATCGAGATGTTCAAGAAAAGCTGAAGATAAGTTTTGATGCATTGGAGTTTCACCAAAAACAGATATTTCTTGACATAGCCTGCTTTTTCATCAACAAGGAGAGATCAAATGCAATTCTAATGTGGGAAGCCTGTGACTTTGACCCTGATTATGGAATTGAGGTCCTTGTTTCCATGTCTTTGGTGAAAATTACGGAGGACAATGAATTTCAAATGCATGACCTTATCAAAGATCTTGGAAGGGAGCTTGTTCGTGAGGAATGCTTTGGTGATCCTGCCAAGCGTAGCAGGATATGGTCAAGCAAAGAAGCAAAGGAGCTATTTAAGATAAAGCAG gaaaaagaaaatgttgaaGGGCTCTTTGCGGAGAAATTATATGGCGACTGTATTCTCAAACACGAGCAGTTTTCAGGTTTTCGAAATCTAAGATTACTGAAATTGGTGGGTGCAAAGCTGACAGGTGACTTTGAGAATCTCCTTCCAAAGTTAAAGTGGTTCACATGGCAACGATGTCCTTCCGATTTCGCTGCGATCAATTTAACATTGGAGAATTTAGTGGTTCTTGACCTTTCCGAAAGTTCTATCACTGAAAACTGGGCTGGTTGGAACATGATTCAG AAAGCAAAGAATTTGAAGGCCTTAGACCTCACTGGGTGCTGGGAATTGACAAGTACACCTGACTTGTCCAACAATGACGCTTTAGAGAGTCTGATTCTCAGAGGATGCCGTAATTTAGCTGAAATACACGGCTCCATCAATAAGCTGACAAGACTGAAGCATCTTGATCTTCAGGGCTGTCCTTCTCTCAGAGGGTTGCCCGAAGAGATAGGTTCGCTGGAAGATTTGGAAGAGATTTTGGTGGACGGGAATCATGGAGCTACTTTCCACTTACCAGAATCAATTGGTAATTTACACTCTCTATCTGTCATGAAATTACATGGGGTGGAAATTACGAGAATTCCCGACTCTATTGGAGGATTGGTGAATCTCACGCGCCTCTCTATGCGCAAGTGTAGTGGCATGAAGACACTTCCAAACATAATCGGAGATTTGAAATCACTAGTTGAGTTAGACATGTCTGGTACAGATTTGAGTGCATTGCCTGACTCTGTTGGGGATTTGGAATCATTAGTTGCATTAGATCTGGACAACACAGAGTTAAGTGCGTTGCCTGACTCTGTTGGACGACTAAGTAAACTCCAGTGGTTGCTGTTAAGTTCAACGAAGATAGAGGAGCTTCCTGACTCTCTTTGGGATTTGGAATCATTGGTTGAGTTAGATCTGTCCGACACAAATTTAAGTAGGTTGCCTGACTCTGTTGGACGACTAAGTAAACTCCGGTGGTTGCGGTTAAATTCAACGAACATAGAGGAGCTTCCTGACTCTCTTGGGGATTTGAAATCATTGGTTAATTTACAGCTGTCCAACACAAATTTAAGTGCGTTGCCTGACTCTGTTGGACAACTAAGTAAACTCCGGCAGTTGCGGTTAAATTCAACGAGGATAGAGGAGCTTCCTGACTCTCTTGGGGATTTGGAATCATTACTTGAGTTAGAGCTGTCCAACTCAAATTTAAGTGCGTTGCCTGACTCTGTTGGACGACTAAGTGAACTCCAGTGGTTGCAGTTAAGTTCAACGAAGATAGAGGAGCTTCCTGACTCTCTTGGGGATTTGGAATCATTAGTTGAGTTACAGCTGTCTGACACAAATTTAAGTGCATTGCCTGACTCTGTTGGACGACTAAGTAAACTCCGGTCGTTGTGGTTAAGTTCAACGAAGATAGAGGAGCTTCCTGACTCTCTTGGGGATTTGAAATCGTTGGAAACATTGGATCTGAGTTCATCCAAACTGAGGATTCTACCAGATTCTCTGGGAGAGATGTCTGAATTAAGGCAGTTGTTGCTGGATGGACGCAACATAAGAAAGTTGCCTAGTTCTATCGGGAAGTTAGCAAGGCTAGAATAA
- the LOC116195450 gene encoding uncharacterized protein LOC116195450 encodes MLFHEPVDLTEVLFTLGLVWCLYGQYDSHASTHFPSLYTSLLLPHLHPSNPFPSASSIIHRPISEFRRSHHTLTRVHGGRAVSVPGPEPDREQCWWPPSDKTSISFALKSSSSSSSSSSLHQLLLRVTRTNTTTATTSPRFSMRVASKQAYIAGIAGTSTTSELRSRSCPIITSVQCVVPRSEGSSRICPP; translated from the exons ATGCTATTCCACGAGCCTGTGGACCTCACGGAGGTGTTGTTTACTCTTGGTTTGGTTTGGTGTTTGTATGGGCAGTATGACAGCCACGCTTCCACTCATTTTCCATCACTCTACACTTCACTTTTGCTGCCTCATCTCCATCCATCTAACCCCTTCCCTTCTGCCTCTTCCATAATACACAGACCCATATCAGAATTCAGAAGAAGCCATCACACTCTGACCCGGGTCCATGGCGGCCGTGCAGTGTCTGTACCCGGCCCCGAGCCCGACCGGGAACAATGCTGGTGGCCTCCATCGGACAAGACTAGCATCTCCTTCGCCCTCAagtcttcctcctcctcctcctcctcctcttcactTCACCAGCTCCTGCTCCGGGTGACCCGTACCAATACCACCACCGCCACCACAAGCCCGAGGTTCTCCATGCGTGTTGCCTCCAAGCAAGCCTACATTGCCGGGATTGCGG GTACATCTACAACGAGCGAACTCCGTTCGAGAAGCTGCCCGATAATTACTTCTGTCCAG TGTGTGGTGCCCCGAAGCGAAGGTTCAAGCCGTATCTGCCCGCCGTGA
- the LOC116195444 gene encoding TMV resistance protein N-like isoform X2, which produces MLFVGALLIKLKVKIKYLTDNLVKRNYHEEAVMELLDIDSSDVRIIGIHGMGGIGKTTLAKVIFNQLSPRFDCCSFLENIQESLRRDGLEYLQKHLVEDLDPKLKIFQKIDTITMLRENFRRRRALIVLDDVNQRKQIEMIVGLLGWFGSGSRIIITTRDRSIFTREACTHAMGEMDRDQALLLFSRHAFGEDSPPSDFRSLSEEVLSLTGGLPLAIEVVGSLLCQCDKKRWKVTIERLKKVPNRDVQEKLKISFDALEFHQKQIFLDIACFFINKERSNAILMWEACDFDPDYGIEVLVSMSLVKITEDNEFQMHDLIKDLGRELVREECFGDPAKRSRIWSSKEAKELFKIKQEKENVEGLFAEKLYGDCILKHEQFSGFRNLRLLKLVGAKLTGDFENLLPKLKWFTWQRCPSDFAAINLTLENLVVLDLSESSITENWAGWNMIQKAKNLKALDLTGCWELTSTPDLSNNDALESLILRGCRNLAEIHGSINKLTRLKHLDLQGCPSLRGLPEEIGSLEDLEEILVDGNHGATFHLPESIGNLHSLSVMKLHGVEITRIPDSIGGLVNLTRLSMRKCSGMKTLPNIIGDLKSLVELDMSGTDLSALPDSVGDLESLVALDLDNTELSALPDSVGRLSKLQWLLLSSTKIEELPDSLWDLESLVELDLSDTNLSRLPDSVGRLSKLRWLRLNSTNIEELPDSLGDLKSLVNLQLSNTNLSALPDSVGQLSKLRQLRLNSTRIEELPDSLGDLESLLELELSNSNLSALPDSVGRLSELQWLQLSSTKIEELPDSLGDLESLVELQLSDTNLSALPDSVGRLSKLRSLWLSSTKIEELPDSLGDLKSLETLDLSSSKLRILPDSLGEMSELRQLLLDGRNIRKLPSSIGKLARLE; this is translated from the exons ATGTTATTTGTCGGAGCACTTCTGATCAAGTTGaaggtaaaaataaaatatttgacCGACAACCtagttaaaagaaattatcatGAAGAGGCTGTAATGGAACTGTTGGACATCGACTCAAGTGATGTACGAATCATTGGCATCCATGGAATGGGTGGCATTGGTAAGACGACTCTTGCCAAGGTCATCTTCAACCAACTCTCACCTAGATTCGACTGTTGCAGCTTCCTTGAGAACATCCAAGAATCTTTAAGGCGTGATGGTCTTGAATACTTGCAAAAGCACTTAGTGGAAGATCTCGATCCAAAGTTGAAAATCTTTCAAAAGATCGACACAATCACAATGCTCCGAGAAAATTTTCGTAGGAGGAGGGCTCTCATCGTCCTTGATGATGTTAatcaaagaaaacaaatagAGATGATAGTCGGGCTGTTGGGTTGGTTTGGCTCTGGAAGCAGGATAATCATAACGACTAGGGACAGAAGTATTTTCACCAGAGAAGCTTGTACTCATGCTATGGGGGAGATGGATCGTGACCAAGCTCTCCTACTTTTCAGTAGACATGCCTTTGGAGAAGACTCTCCTCCAAGTGACTTCCGAAGTCTTTCAGAGGAAGTTCTATCTCTTACTGGAGGACTTCCTTTGGCCATTGAAGTCGTAGGTTCCCTGCTTTGTCAATGTGACAAGAAGAGATGGAAAGTGACAATTGAGCGGCTAAAGAAAGTGCCCAATCGAGATGTTCAAGAAAAGCTGAAGATAAGTTTTGATGCATTGGAGTTTCACCAAAAACAGATATTTCTTGACATAGCCTGCTTTTTCATCAACAAGGAGAGATCAAATGCAATTCTAATGTGGGAAGCCTGTGACTTTGACCCTGATTATGGAATTGAGGTCCTTGTTTCCATGTCTTTGGTGAAAATTACGGAGGACAATGAATTTCAAATGCATGACCTTATCAAAGATCTTGGAAGGGAGCTTGTTCGTGAGGAATGCTTTGGTGATCCTGCCAAGCGTAGCAGGATATGGTCAAGCAAAGAAGCAAAGGAGCTATTTAAGATAAAGCAG gaaaaagaaaatgttgaaGGGCTCTTTGCGGAGAAATTATATGGCGACTGTATTCTCAAACACGAGCAGTTTTCAGGTTTTCGAAATCTAAGATTACTGAAATTGGTGGGTGCAAAGCTGACAGGTGACTTTGAGAATCTCCTTCCAAAGTTAAAGTGGTTCACATGGCAACGATGTCCTTCCGATTTCGCTGCGATCAATTTAACATTGGAGAATTTAGTGGTTCTTGACCTTTCCGAAAGTTCTATCACTGAAAACTGGGCTGGTTGGAACATGATTCAG AAAGCAAAGAATTTGAAGGCCTTAGACCTCACTGGGTGCTGGGAATTGACAAGTACACCTGACTTGTCCAACAATGACGCTTTAGAGAGTCTGATTCTCAGAGGATGCCGTAATTTAGCTGAAATACACGGCTCCATCAATAAGCTGACAAGACTGAAGCATCTTGATCTTCAGGGCTGTCCTTCTCTCAGAGGGTTGCCCGAAGAGATAGGTTCGCTGGAAGATTTGGAAGAGATTTTGGTGGACGGGAATCATGGAGCTACTTTCCACTTACCAGAATCAATTGGTAATTTACACTCTCTATCTGTCATGAAATTACATGGGGTGGAAATTACGAGAATTCCCGACTCTATTGGAGGATTGGTGAATCTCACGCGCCTCTCTATGCGCAAGTGTAGTGGCATGAAGACACTTCCAAACATAATCGGAGATTTGAAATCACTAGTTGAGTTAGACATGTCTGGTACAGATTTGAGTGCATTGCCTGACTCTGTTGGGGATTTGGAATCATTAGTTGCATTAGATCTGGACAACACAGAGTTAAGTGCGTTGCCTGACTCTGTTGGACGACTAAGTAAACTCCAGTGGTTGCTGTTAAGTTCAACGAAGATAGAGGAGCTTCCTGACTCTCTTTGGGATTTGGAATCATTGGTTGAGTTAGATCTGTCCGACACAAATTTAAGTAGGTTGCCTGACTCTGTTGGACGACTAAGTAAACTCCGGTGGTTGCGGTTAAATTCAACGAACATAGAGGAGCTTCCTGACTCTCTTGGGGATTTGAAATCATTGGTTAATTTACAGCTGTCCAACACAAATTTAAGTGCGTTGCCTGACTCTGTTGGACAACTAAGTAAACTCCGGCAGTTGCGGTTAAATTCAACGAGGATAGAGGAGCTTCCTGACTCTCTTGGGGATTTGGAATCATTACTTGAGTTAGAGCTGTCCAACTCAAATTTAAGTGCGTTGCCTGACTCTGTTGGACGACTAAGTGAACTCCAGTGGTTGCAGTTAAGTTCAACGAAGATAGAGGAGCTTCCTGACTCTCTTGGGGATTTGGAATCATTAGTTGAGTTACAGCTGTCTGACACAAATTTAAGTGCATTGCCTGACTCTGTTGGACGACTAAGTAAACTCCGGTCGTTGTGGTTAAGTTCAACGAAGATAGAGGAGCTTCCTGACTCTCTTGGGGATTTGAAATCGTTGGAAACATTGGATCTGAGTTCATCCAAACTGAGGATTCTACCAGATTCTCTGGGAGAGATGTCTGAATTAAGGCAGTTGTTGCTGGATGGACGCAACATAAGAAAGTTGCCTAGTTCTATCGGGAAGTTAGCAAGGCTAGAATAA
- the LOC116193611 gene encoding ATP-dependent helicase NAM7-like — MRKFSSGAHFSRSLFKRLSSLGKLKHPLNVQYRMHLSISCFPNQIFDSGQIHDGLNVKHESYTKQYLSDQISGSYSFINVSEGGKERKKNRPSLRNLVQAAAALRILDNLYEAWSLSSKEKLSVGIRPPYAGISGFQFLGRCRPTFPAAEIL, encoded by the exons ATGCGCAAG TTTTCAAGTGGAGCCCATTTTAGTCGAAGCTTGTTCAAGAGATTGAGTTCCCTTGGAAAATTGAAGCATCCACTCAATGTGCAGTACAGAATGCACCTTTCAATAAGTTGCTTTCCAAATCAGATATTTGACAGCGGCCAGATCCATGATGGCTTGAATGTAAAACATGAGAGTTACACCAAGCAATATCTATCGGACCAGATTTCCGGTTCATATTCTTTCATAAATGTTTCTGAGGGAGGGAAAGAGCGCAAAAAGAACAGACCAAGCCTGAGAAACCTTGTACAGGCTGCTGCAGCTTTACGGATTTTGGACAATCTCTATGAAG CATGGAGCTTGTCATCAAAGGAAAAGCTAAGCGTCGGGATAAGACCACCTTATGCAG GGATCTCCGGGTTCCAATTTCTTGGCAGATGCCGTCCGACGTTCCCTGCTGCAGAGATTCTTTAA